From the genome of Deinococcus roseus, one region includes:
- a CDS encoding polymorphic toxin-type HINT domain-containing protein, translated as MGAGHLKVGDKLKQADGTLGEVRYVNTIQEARTMYNLEVEEAHTFFVGTQGWLVHNGNGPVYGPYQLTGKALNTLPKPPHMGMVELGKLIGWGGKVTTGFDDAIRRIETLTDADIKAIYDAGIGSDYSRTLANGYRNAPQPNKTAPGRAILMDEVAKRLEVLEKADGIGCP; from the coding sequence GTGGGGGCCGGACACCTGAAAGTTGGGGACAAACTCAAGCAGGCCGATGGCACACTGGGTGAAGTCAGGTACGTCAACACCATCCAGGAAGCAAGGACGATGTACAATCTGGAGGTTGAGGAAGCCCACACCTTCTTCGTGGGGACGCAGGGCTGGTTGGTACATAATGGAAATGGACCCGTATATGGGCCATATCAATTGACAGGCAAAGCTCTCAATACCTTACCTAAACCCCCTCATATGGGTATGGTAGAGTTGGGCAAACTCATAGGTTGGGGTGGTAAAGTAACAACAGGTTTTGATGATGCTATTAGAAGAATTGAAACTCTAACAGATGCAGATATTAAGGCTATTTATGATGCTGGTATTGGATCTGATTATTCTCGAACTCTCGCAAATGGATATAGGAACGCACCACAGCCAAATAAAACTGCACCAGGAAGAGCCATATTAATGGATGAAGTTGCTAAGCGCCTTGAGGTCTTAGAGAAAGCAGATGGTATAGGATGTCCATAA